CCAGCACAAACTCGACCGTCACGCGCGCCTGGTTGGCGCTAGGGTTACTGAGCAGTAGAAATTCTTCGAAATTATCGCTGGTGCGGCCATCGGCGAAGCGCCAGGTGTAGGCCGGCGATGTGGCGCCTGGGCCGGCGCTACCGGCGCCGCCGCTGTTCCAGTACAGCGCGCGCTCAACCGCCACCGGCCGGTCGGCCGTGACGGTGGTGGCGATGCCCAGCTCGGGCACGACCTCGTTGACCGGGATGGACAGGCGCGTAGTGGGCGGGATGGCATACTTACGCGTCAGCGAGGTGCCTGAGTCGGTCAGGAACGTGACTGCGACATTGGATGGCTGGGCGTTCGGGTTGAGCACCAGGATCGACATGCTGAACGGCGCCTGGGTGGTGCCTTCGGCGAAATACCAGTGCCGCGAGAGCGTGGCCATACCCGGCGAGGTATGCACGCCGCCGCTGTTGGCCGTGCTGCCGGGGCCGAAGATCATGGTGCGCTCGGCCACGATCGGCTCGGCCGCGACGATCCGCGTGCCGAAGCTGCTGCCCGGCAGCACATCGCCGACCGTCACGACCGTGCGCTGGAGCGGCGCGATCTCGACCGACTGCGCGGCAGTGGTGCCATCGCCGCGCATATAGGTGATCGCGGCCTTGACCTTGGCGCGCTGCGGGTTGAACAGCAGCAGGTAGGTCTTGCTCTCGCCTTCGGTCGAACCCTCAGCGAAATACCAGACCCGTGCGGGCTGGCGCACGCCCGGCCCACTGGTCAGGTCGTTGCCGAAGGTCATGAAGCGCTCGGCGATCACCGGCGCATTCGACTCGATGATCGCCGGCACGTCGCTGGTGTCGCTAAACTCGTTGTTCACGATCAGGTCGGCCCGGCCACCAGCCGGCACACTGGCATCGCGCAGCACGGCCGGGCCAGGCTGGCGCAGCAGGTTGAAGCGCACGCTGGCCGTGCCGCCGCCAGGGTTGAGCACCGCCAGCCGCTGGGCAAAGTTGAACGCGTTACCTTCGGCAAAGTACCAGCGCGCGCGCACGGTAGACTGGTCGGCGGCCTGGCGCAGCGAGTCGAGCTGGGCGCGCAGATCGGCCGATGGGTCGGCGGCTACCGGCACCAGCTCAGCGTGTGCGGCGATGTTCGGCCGGCTGGCGCCGGACACGCTGTGGCTACCGAGCGGTGTAATCTCATACGCCTGGCCGAGCCAGGCCAGCAAGCCAATCAGCGCGGCCCGTTGGGCATCGGCCGGCACCGAAGCGCCAATCAGCGCCACATGGATGGCGGCATCGCCGGCTGCGAAGCGATCGACCGTGGCGGTAGGGCCGCCGCTGCGGCCAACATACACCAGCCCGGCGCGGTCGATCACAAAGTGGAACGGCAGGTCGTCCCAGCCCAGCACCTGGGTGTCGTAGGCCGCCAGCGCACGCAGGAAAGGCGGCGTACTCACGACATCGTCGGAGCCGATCTGGTGCAGGATGATACCGCGCGGTTTCTGGCGCGTCACCGCTGTAGCGCTGATCGGCGCCCCCCAGCTCTCGCGCAGGGCCACCGCTGGCGCGGCAGTGAGTGTGGATGGGCCGTAGGGCGCCGGCACGCGCTGCTGGTCGGCCACGCGGTTAGGGCCGCTGGTCGTGTTGATGTAGCTCAGCGCAATCTCGCTAAGCACCGGCGTCGCATTGGCAACCGTAGTGGCCAGCGTGGCGCGCACCTGCAGCACGGCCATACCGGCCGGGAACGGCCGCACCGACTCAAGCGCGCTGGCGCCATCATTCTGCGATTGCGCATCGCCGGAAGCCAGCGTCTGCCAGGGCGTCAGATCCTCTTCCTTCGGCGAGGTGCCACCACGAATCTCGAGCGTCAGGCTAGTGCCGGGGGGCAGCTCGGCCTGCCAGCTGGCCCCGACCGCATTATACAGGAAGGCGGTGGTGCTCAACACCGAGGTATAGACTGCCTGCCGGCTGCCTTCGGCCAGGCGCAGCTCGCCGTCGGCGTTATTGCTAACCAGCAAGCCATCGCAGGTATCGCCAGGCCAGCTGGGCTGGCCGCCGCACGGGCTCGCGCGCCACTCAGCCACCTTGCTCAGCGCAAGCTTCCCGATCTGCACCGGCACCACCGGCTGTGCGGCCAGGATGGGCGAGCGCACGATCGTTCCGCCGGCTGCCAAAACCGCTAGGACGAAAACGAGCAACAAACGTCGCATCTCGTCTCCCGCAACTATTATGTATCCACAGATTGCGTCGATTGCACCGACTGGCAGGAGCTTCGTGTCACCTGGGTTGGTTGTGCAACTACCGGCGCGGCTACTGCGGTTTCAGCGCCGCGACCGTATACTGGTTGGCCGAGTCGTACAGCAGCCAGCCGCCAGGGCTGCCCGAATCTTCGACGGCCTTGATCTGCGCGCGCACCTCGGCCGGGCCATACTCGACAATCTGGTCGTCGGGCACCCAGGTGAGTGTGAAATCTTGCAGCCAGGGCCGCAGCTTGGCGCGCTTACCCTGCATCTGCTCGAGGCCCAGGCGCATGCTCTCGGCGATAATCTCGTACGGATGCTTGGCCGGGTTGTCGAAGCCGGCCGCGCCATTCCAGAAATGCGATGGATAGATCATCGGGCAGACGTAATCGGTATGCTCGCCCATGATCTTGATATCCTGGCCAATCAGCGATGCCGGCTGCCAGGCCGCCACACCAAACACATCGACCGAGAGAAACGCGCCAGCGCCGTTAATCGCGGCCTGCGACTGCCTGAGCATCTCGGCAATATTCTGATACTTCTCGTCGTTGGTCGCGTCGGGCTTCGAGAGCTTGAGCCGATCCTTGTCGTCGGCGGCGAATTCGAGCGACGGGAAGCGAATGTAATCGTAGTTAATCTCGTCGAAGCCCATGCGTGCCGCCTCGACCGACAGCTGGATGTTGTAGTCCCACACGTTGCGGTTCCATGGATCGAGCCAGGCGTAGCGAATGCCGGGGCCGGGGTAATCGGCAAACACCCCGCCGCTCTTGCTGTCTTGCGCGGCCCACTCGGGCCTGGCATCGGCCAGCACGTTGTCGTGGCTGAAGATGTGTACGCGGGCGATCGTATAGATTCCGCGCTTCTTGGCCTCGGCCAGGATCGCGCCAAGATCCATGATCGGGCGAGCCGTCTTCAGCTCTTTGACGATCGGCACCTGCGAGTCGTAGTAGATCAGCCCCAGGTCGTCGCGCAGATCCGATTTCAGGTCGATCACGATCGCGTTCAGCTCAGTCTTATCGATCGTGTCGAAGAATTTCATCAGCAGATCGGTATTCGAAGCCACGGCTGCGGTAACATACAGCGCCTTGGCCGCAAACGGCTCGAGCTTGATCGTATCGGGCACGCTGCCGGGCTTGATCTCGATCACGGCCTTGCGGTAGCCTGGCGCCAGCACCTGAATCACACCCTGCTCGGGCATGCCGTCGAGCGTGAACACACCGTCGCTGCTGTTGTCGATCCGCTGCATGGCCACCGAGTCGCTCTGCAGGTTCGGCGCGGCGATGATCGTTGCGTTCGCGATCGGCGCGCCGGTGGCTGCGTCGAGCAGCGTGCCTTTGAGCACATCGGGCCGCAGCACCGCGTCAAGCGTAGTCGTCTGCTCGAGCGGCTGAGTCAGCGCAGCGTAGCCATCGGCGCTAATCTCGATCGTTGTGCCGGCCGGCACACCCTCGAGACGATAGCGGCCGTCGGCGCCGGTGGTGGCGCTGAGCGCCTCGCCGGCTTTGATCAGCGCACCGGCAACCGGCTGGCCGGTATAGCGGTCGGTGACGTTGCCGCTCAGCGAGTTCGGTCGCAGCGCACTATCGAAGCTGACCTGCTGCTTGAGGTTTTGGGTCACGCCGTCGTAATTGCGGGCGCTCACCGACAGTGCAAAGCGCTCGGGCACGCCTACGATCGTGTAGCGGCCGTCGGCGCCGGTGGTGGCGCTGAGCACCTCGCTGGCTTTTACCAGCGCGCCGGCCAGTGGCTGGCGGCTGTAGGCGTCGGTCACAACGCCGCTGATCGTATTCGGCCGCAGGGTTGCATCGAGCGTAGCCGCCGGCGGGGTGGGCTTGGCCAGCTGCGGCTGCTCGGCCAGCGCGATCGTCACCGGCTCGTAGCCGGCGGCCGCGATCTGCAGGCTGGCATCCTGCCGCCAGCTCGCCAGCTGGTAGCGCCCGCCCGCGTCGGTGACGGCCTGGCTCGCGCCGATGTTGATCGTCGCCGACGAGACCGGCTTGCCGGTGTATGCGTCTACAATCGTGCCGCTGAGCGGCACCTCTGGCCCGCCGCAGCCAGCCAGCAAAACAGCAACAACGACTCCTACCAGAAGCTGGGGCGCACGGCGGAATCGAAAGAACATGACCATGGGGGCTTCTTCTCCTGAACGAGCGTGCGCGGCCGCGACAGCCGTCGCCGGCTTTGCGCCGGAGTTCCTGCGCGCTACACACCAGCCGCGAGCCAATCGCCGGCAGGTGCAGCTACCAGACACGCCATATGCCGCTTTGTCGCGCGGCAAAGCACTGCCAGCCTATTTTACAGGCTGGCCTATCATAAACGCCTGGCAAACGCTTGTCAAGCGCAATCGCGGCGTACACGCGCGCGCGGCCATGTGTAAGGAGAAGTTGAAGCGATCAGCCACCTCGCCGTGTACGCCGGCAGCCTCCCCCCACAAGCCTGAGCAGCTGCGCGTGGATGTACCTGTTCAGACGTACGAGGTTGGGACGCGGACGAGCACGGACGAACGCGGACGTAGAGTAAACTGCCCGCGTTCGCCCGCGTGTGCCTGCGTCCCTGTACCCCAACAGCGAACACCTTCGCGTGGATCAGCGTTTGACTTTGCGTGCGCCCTCGGCTATAATAGCGGGCGCGACGCCGAAGTGGCGGAATGGCAGACGCGACGGTCTCAAAAACCGTTGAGGGCGACCTCGTGTGGGTTCGACTCCCACCTTCGGCACCAGCCACATCCGCGGTATCGCACACATCACTATCGGGGCGTGGCTCAGCCTGGTAGAGCGCAGCGTTCGGGTCGCTGAGGTCGGTGGTTCGAATCCACTCGCCCCGACCAAACCCTCAGATCGGGAAGCGGTACACCGCTTCCCGATTTTTTGTTGCGCGCCCGCTGGTGCATACGCCTGGTGCTGCCGAACCGAAACGCGCGATCTGCACCACCCGCATGGGCCAGCAGATATTGCGACGTAGGCGCCGCACTCACTTTGTGCTATACTATTTTTAACCCGCGCTGCAGTTGTGCAGCGCGCCACCCACGGGGGCGATACCATGCGATTAGAACGGTTTACCGATAAGGCGCAAGAGGCATTTCAGGAAGCCCAAGAGATCATGCACGAGCAGCACCACACGCAGCTCGATGTCGAGCATATCTTTCTGGCCATGCTGCGCCAGCGCGAGGGCCTGACCAACCGCGCGCTCGGCCGCCTCGGCGTCGATACCGATACGATCTCGCAGCGCGTCGAGCGCGAGCTAGAGAAATCGCCCAAGGTGTACGGGCAGTACGGCTACGGCAACCAGGTCTATATCACACCACGCACCCAGCGCCTGGTCAAGCGCGCCGAAGAAGAGGCCACCCGCCTCAACGACCAGTATGTCGGCATCGAGCACCTGCTGATCGCGATCAGCGGCGAGCGCGAGGGCGCCTCGTCACGCATCCTCAACAGCTTCGGCATCGATCAAGAGCGCGTCTACCAGGCCCTGATGGATATTCGCGGCAGCCAGCGCGCCGATAACCCCGGCGCCGAGGGCCGCTACGAGATCCTCGGCAAGTACAGCACCGACCTGACCGAGCTGGCTAAGCAGGGTAAGCTCGACCCAGTGATCGGCCGCGATGCCGAGATCACCCGCGTGATCCGCATCCTGTGCCGCCGCACGAAAAATAACCCGGTGCTGGTGGGCGAGACGGGCGTCGGCAAGACGGCCATCGCCGAGGGGTTGGCCCAGCGCATCACCTCGGGCGATGTGCCACTGCCGCTCAAAGACCGCAAGCTGCTGGCGCTCGACCTGGCCGGCATGGTCGCCGGCTCGAAGTTCCGCGGCGAGTTCGAAGAGCGGCTCAAGGCCGTGATGGAAGAGGTGCGCGCGGCCCAGGGCCTGGTGATTCTGTTCATCGACGAGCTCCACACCGTAGTGGGCGCGGGCGCGGCCGCCGGCTCGATCGATGCCTCGAATATGCTCAAGCCCGGCCTCTCGCGCGGCGAGATGCAGGTGATCGGCGCGACTACGATCGATGAGTATCGTAAGCATATCGAGAAAGACGCAGCGCTCGAGCGGCGCTTCAGCCCGGTGTTCGTCGAAGAGCCGGATGTCGAGACTACGATCGAGATGCTGCGTGGCCTGCGCAAACGCTACGAAGAGCACCACGCGCTGACGATCTCCGACCAGGCGATCGAGGCGGCTGCCCGGCTTTCGAGCCGCTATATCGCCGATCGCTTTCTGCCCGATAAGGCGATCGACCTGATCGACGAGGCCTCGGCCAAGCTGCGGATCGACATCTACTCCATGCCGCCCGACCTGCGCGAACAAGAGTCCGAGCTTGAGCAGCTGCGCCGCGAGGAAGAAGACGCCGGCGCACGGCGCGAGTATGAGCGCGCCGCCACACTACGCGCGCGCTTCCTGCTGGTTGAGCAGGCCTTCAATACCGCCCGCGATATCTGGCTCAAGAGCTCGAACCTCGACGAGGTTGTCGATGAAGAAGACGTGGCCGCGATCGTGTCGAACTGGACTGGCGTGCCAGTCAGCCGCATGCTCGAGACCGAGCGCGAGAAGCTGGTGGATATGGAGGCGCGCCTGCACGAGCGCGTGATCGGCCAGCACGAGGCGATCGTGGCCCTCTCCGACGCGATCCGCCGCGCACGCAGTGGCCTGAAAGATCCCGGCCGGCCGATCGGTTCGTTCATCTTCGTCGGGCCGACCGGCGTAGGCAAGACTGAGCTGGCCAAGGCGCTGGCCGAGTTCATGTTCGATAGCGAAGATGCCATGACCCGCGTCGATATGAGCGAGTTCCAGGAGCGCCACACGGTCAGCCGGCTGATCGGCGCACCGCCCGGCTATGTTGGCTACGACGACGCCGGGCAGCTCACCGAGAGCGTGCGGCGGCGGCCCTACCAGGTGATCCTATTCGACGAGATCGAGAAGGCCCACCCCGACGTGTTCAACACGTTGCTCCAGGTGCTCGACGACGGCCGCCTGACCGATGGCCAGGGCCGCACGGTCGACTTCCGCAACACCGTGGTGATCATGACCTCGAATGTCGGCACCGAGCACGTGCGCCAGCAGAGCATCGGCCTGGTGCGCCAGCACGACCGCAACGCCGAAGACGCGGCGCGCGAGCGCGTCCACGAAGCGCTGCGCCAGGCCTTCCGGCCTGAGTTCCTGAACCGCATCGACGACATTATCGTGTTCCACGCGCTTACCGAGGCCGAGCTAACCCAGATCGTCGATCTGCTGGTGGCCGAGGTGGCCGACCGCCTGCGCGAGCAGGGCATCGGCCTCGAGCTGACCCAGCCGGCCAAGGCGTTGCTGGTGCGCGAGGGCTATGTGCCGGCCTACGGCGCGCGCCCGCTACGCCGCACCATCCAGCGCCTGATCGAGACACGGCTCTCGCGCGATATTTTGAAGAACTCGTTCAAGGCCGGCGATGTGATCCTCGTCGATACCAACGGCACCGAGCTGACCTTCGATAAGCGCGAGACGCTCGAGCTGAGCCAGAAGAAGCCGGCCGCGCCGCTGGGAGCGTAGGCGGTATATACGCCCCAGCGGCTATGCCCCGCGCGCTCGTTCTGAGCGCGCGGGGCTTTTTGGTGCGCCCCGCGCGTGGGCGCGCCGGGTACGCGCGGCCGCTCAGACCCCGAATCGCTAGGGCGTATCGAACGCCGGGTGCCCAATGATCTGCGTGGTGGCGTCGCCAGTGATATGCGCGTGCGCCGACCAGCGTTTGAGCGTGCCGGCCCACTCGCCATCCGCCTCGGCCAGCTCGATCTCGGTAATCGAGCAATTGCGGCTCGGCTGGCGCATCAGCGCGGGCAGGTCGATCGCGCGACAGATTCCCTGAAGCGTAAAGGTGAAGATGCCGCCGTGGCCAACGATAATCACGCGCTGGCCCGCGCGGCCGCGTAGCGCGATGCCAAGCCCGGCGCGCATGCGCCCCAGCAGCTCGTGATAATTCTCGCCGGCTGGGAAGCGCTGCTCGGGCCGGCCCTCGAACCACGAGCGCACAATCCGATCGTGCTCGGCCCAGACCGCATCGGTCGGCGGCATGCCCTCGAGCGCACCGACATTGACCTCGCGGAACTGCTCGACGACCGTGGGCGCCCGGCCGATCGCCGCCCCAATGATCTCGGCCGTCTCGACTGCGCGCCTGAGCGGCGAGGCGTAGATCGCATCGATCGGGTGATCGCGAAAAAACGCGCCGGTCTGCTGCGCCTGCAGCACGCCTTTAGGCGTCAGTGGGTAATCGACGGCACGGTGCGAGAACTCGCGGGTGAGGTTGGCGAGATTTTCACCGTGGCGAACCAGGTAGATCGTATTCATGGGTTTAGTTGGTTGCTCCTTGGTGGGTGGCCGCGTGGCGTCGATCATACCACATTCGTGGTGCTGTGGTGCTCGGGGCCTACGCGGCCCCGCACCCTGCGGCGCGTGCCCCCGAGACGCATGCGGGGGCTCCGCGCCCCCGTACCCTGCGGCAGGGGCCGGCGGCGGCCCCTGTACCCGGCTCGGTCTGCGCGCTATGCACTACGCCCGAGCCCCCCTCCATGTCGGCCGAGCAGGAGCCTATGGTTCTTCAAGTGGGAGCGCGATTAATACTTGGGCATCCATTGCTAATCGTCCCGACGATATCTATTTTGGAGAGTGGAATAAGAAATCTGATACCAACTCAAACTACATCGATCCTGGTTACTGGATAAATAACCAGCGGCACCACCAGTATGATGTCAATGTCGTACTGCCCACCTCAGGGTGGGGCAGAGTGTCAGGAAAAACTGTCAATCCAATATGCTCACAGGGTCATGTTGCAGGTAATGGGTATGGCGATGGAGTACCCAATAGTTGCCCATGATAGGATTTCGGTTATGGTAGTATGTAGTAAAAAGAAGAGGCTAACATGAGCAGACCTACTGGTCATACACTGACCACCCACCGCCTGATCCGGCGTATTGCCATACTTTCAGTCTCCCTTAGCCTAGCACTGATTTCTGCCTGCGGGGTTTCAGATAGGGGTACATCGGCTGGTACCTCGAATATCCCGACACCGGTTGTCATGCCAAATACAACTGACGCAATACAAAGCCCTGAAACAGCAGTGCAAGTTCAGAATGTCAAATTGCGGAAAGTCCATGTGGATAAAACACTAAAAGGCTGGGTATTGACAGATCAGGGTGTTCTCTGGACTGACAACTTTACCCATAACTTAAAGGATAAAACTCTCCCTCCCCAAGTAAAACCTGACGAGATTGGGGATGTATTCTTTCTTGACGAACAACACAGCTGGCTAGTCCTCAATCGTCTGCGCCCGGGGGCGACTAACCCTGCGGATCTTCTGGTGCTACGATCAACCGACAACGGGCAGAGTTGGCTACGAAGCAGCCTCTATCCAGATTACCGAGAGTATGTCGATCAACCAGGCGAAGTCGCTGGAGTTGAGTTTGTTGATCCGCAGCACGGATGGGTAATGCTTAGAAATGTCAGCAGCGCAGCTGTCGATAAAGGCTTGTTGTTTCGTACTACAGACGGAGGGGAATCCTGGAGTCGTGTCTCAGCACCATCAGGTCAGCCAGTTCACTTCATTAGTCAACAGGACGGCTGGACTACCAATATTCCGCTGGCTCTGTTGTATGCTACCCACGATGGAGGCATAACTTGGGAGAAACAGGCACTGCCACAAATAGCCGAGCCAACACCCAATGGCATAATTCCAAGTTATGAGCTTCCGACATTCTTCAACGATCAGGAAGGTATACTCCCAGTCACTCTCGCTGGCGAACAGCAATCAATCAGCTTTTATACAACCCAGGACGGGGGGCGCTCCTGGAACTTGGCCGCGCAAGAGGCGACACTGCTACCAGGATCACCGTTTGGAACAATGCCAACGGCGGTCATTACCGCCCAAGAATGGATGTTGTTTCTGCCAAATGGGAAGGTACGCAAAACAAGTGATAGTGGGAAGCACTGGGATGAGCAAGATGTTCCAAGCTTGGCGGCAGGGATAACCAATGTCAGCTTTGCTTCCCAAGCACAAGGCTGGGGGCTAAGCTCTGTCGGTAAATGCGCCGCACCTAAATCGCAGTGTAGCATCCAAACGCAAATCATGATAACCGAGGACGGCGGACATACTTGGACAGCAACGGCAACGTTCACCAATCCAAGCTAGCATTAGTAGCTCTAGTAAGATGTTATGCTGCTCACGGGTTACGATTAGACGCTCAGCTATCTCGCTTGTGCTCAAGTGAGTGTAAAGCGCATGTCCAAACCTTAGCCGTGCGCAGTATAGTAGCTGAACTACCAGCACGATACCACCTGTTGATAGTTCATTTTGTAACTCACGGCACCCTATCTTCGCCATTCAGCAGGGAAGGGGGCTGTGTCTCCTGTACCGCATCACCATCCCCTTACGTGAGGGTATACCTAGCGCCCTACCTCTGTGTTCTCTATGCCTCTTTGGCAAATTAGGCAGCTAGACGCCTAGAGTCGGTCGAGCGCCGGGTGGCCGATGATGGTGGCGTCGCCAGTGATATGCGCGTGCGCCGACCAGCGTTTGAGCGTGCCGGCCCACTCGCCATTCGTCTCGGCCAGCGCGATCTCGGTAATCGAGCAATTGCGGCTCGGCTGGCGCATCAGCGCGGGCAGGTCGATCGCGCGACAGATTCCCTCGTGGCCAACGATAATCACGCGCTGGCCCGCGTCCCCGTACCCTGCGGCAGGGGCCGCCACGCATGCGGGGGCGACGCGCCCCCGAACCCCGCGGCAGGGGCCGCCGCCGGCCCCTGCACCCCGCCGCCGGGGTTTCACCCCGGACCCCCTATTTCAGGCTCTCGCAGCCCGATCGCCCGGCGCGCATGCCTTTGGGCAGCCCGAGCGATCGTTAGCACACGCATACGTGCTTCAGTGCGCACCACCTGAAGCACTTGGCCAGGGCATGAGTCGATGTGCATAGGGTTGGGATGGCCTCGCTTGCCGGAGGGGTTTTAGGGGAACCGGCTCGGTTCCCTTAATCGGGGGCACGGGGGCGAAGCGCCCCGAAAACCTCTCGCGGGAGCACGGGGGCGCATAGCCCCGAAGCGGGGGCACGGGGGCGAAGCGCCCCGGAAAGCCTCAGCCGGGGCACGCGGGCGCAGCGCCTCGTAAGGGCGGATCGATGTATCCGCCCTCAGCCGGGGCACGGGGGCGCATAGCCCCGAAGCGGGGGCACGGGGGCGCATAGCCCCGAAGCAGGGGCACGGGGGCGCAGCGCCTCGTAAGGGCGGATCGATGTATCCGCCCTCAGCCGGGGGCACGGGGGCGCAGCACCCCGAACAACCCACATACCGATCGTGAAATCAACCACAACCTTCCATTGACGCTATCCAGCCAGCCCGGTATAATACTGGCGAGCACTCAGAGGCGCGCCGCCATGCACAATAGGACGAAACAATGAGCGACCATACGCTGGTGATCCGGCTGTGCGAACCCGACGACACACCGCTGATCGTGCCCATGATCCAGGCTCAGGTCGCGGCATCGGGCCGCACCGCGCCCGACCCGGATGCGCTGGGCGAGATCGTGCATGCCCTGCTGATCAGCCAGTTCAGCGACTTTCTGCTGGCCGAGGGCCAGGGCCGGACACTCGGCGTACTACAGATCAACTATCGGCTTTCGACCTGGGATATCGCGTCGTACGCGGTGATCGAAGATTTCTACCTGGCGCCCGAGGCGCGCGGGCGCGGCGTGGGCACGCGCATGCTCGAGTACGCGTGCGCGCGCGCCGAGGGCCGTGGTGCCCACTTCGTCCAGGCAGCAGTACAGCCCAACGATCGCGCGGCACGCCGCGTGTACGAGGCCTTCAGCTTTAGCCCAACCAGCCAGGAGCTCTGGCGCAGCCAACTGCCACTCGGCTGCTCGACCAATTTCGACACGTCAGTGGCCAACCCACAAAGTGAGTAACCAGATTTTATGAGCGACAAACGTACCGTACCGGGCCGCGCCCAGCGCGGCCGTGGAACTCCCACAAAGCCGCGCGGCATCTCGATGCCGCTGTTCTACGCCCTGCTTGTGCTGATCGCCATTGGCGGCGCGATCGTGCTGCTCAGCAACACCGCAACCCCGCGCACCAACACCCAGGCCGGCGCAACCGGCAGCGGCCAGATCGTCAGCTCGATCCCGCTCGAGAGCCTGCCAACTCGCGGCCAGGCCAGCGCGCCGGTGACGGTGATCGAGTTTGCCGACTACCAGTGCCCGGCCTGCGGCGTGTTCGCCACGACGCTCGAGCCGGCGATCATCAAGGATTATATCGACACCGGCAAGGTCAAGATGGTCTTCCACGACTTCCCGCTAAGCCAGCACAAGAATGCCGTGCCCGCCGCCGAGGCCGCGCGCTGCGCCGGCGACCAGGGTGCCTACTGGCCAATGCACGATCTGCTGTTTGCCAAGCAGGCCGAGTGGGAGAACAGCGCGCCGCCGGCCGATCTGTTCGCCGGCTACGCCCAGCAGCTGAAGCTCGACCGCGGCGCCTTCGAGCAGTGTACCAACGGCCGCACCCACCAGCAGTCCATCCAGGCAGCCTACCAGGCTTCGGTCAAGGCCGGCATCAACCAGACGCCCACCTTCGTGGTCGATGGCAAGGCCTACGACTACAACCAGCTACGCGGGGCGATCGACGCCGCACTCGCCGCCAAGAAATAAGTTAGCACGAAAGACGACGAGCGTTGTGCGCATGGCACAGCGCTCACCACGTAACACTATGCTGCACGACTCGCCCTACGCGCGCATGGCCATCGCGATTATGTCGCTGCTGGGCCTGCTCGACGCTGCGTACCTCTCGCTCGAGCGCCTGACCGGCGGCCAGGTGGCCTGCCCGGTCGGTGGCGGCTGCGAGGTGGTGCAGAACAGCGCGTACGCGCTGTTCATGGGTG
The sequence above is drawn from the Candidatus Kouleothrix ribensis genome and encodes:
- a CDS encoding N-acetylmuramoyl-L-alanine amidase, with the translated sequence MRSPILAAQPVVPVQIGKLALSKVAEWRASPCGGQPSWPGDTCDGLLVSNNADGELRLAEGSRQAVYTSVLSTTAFLYNAVGASWQAELPPGTSLTLEIRGGTSPKEEDLTPWQTLASGDAQSQNDGASALESVRPFPAGMAVLQVRATLATTVANATPVLSEIALSYINTTSGPNRVADQQRVPAPYGPSTLTAAPAVALRESWGAPISATAVTRQKPRGIILHQIGSDDVVSTPPFLRALAAYDTQVLGWDDLPFHFVIDRAGLVYVGRSGGPTATVDRFAAGDAAIHVALIGASVPADAQRAALIGLLAWLGQAYEITPLGSHSVSGASRPNIAAHAELVPVAADPSADLRAQLDSLRQAADQSTVRARWYFAEGNAFNFAQRLAVLNPGGGTASVRFNLLRQPGPAVLRDASVPAGGRADLIVNNEFSDTSDVPAIIESNAPVIAERFMTFGNDLTSGPGVRQPARVWYFAEGSTEGESKTYLLLFNPQRAKVKAAITYMRGDGTTAAQSVEIAPLQRTVVTVGDVLPGSSFGTRIVAAEPIVAERTMIFGPGSTANSGGVHTSPGMATLSRHWYFAEGTTQAPFSMSILVLNPNAQPSNVAVTFLTDSGTSLTRKYAIPPTTRLSIPVNEVVPELGIATTVTADRPVAVERALYWNSGGAGSAGPGATSPAYTWRFADGRTSDNFEEFLLLSNPSANQARVTVEFVLADGKAAAQTVIMPKGSRYTMAVHQLYPGQPAIAATVRSTQPIVAERSLYAGTPGGAANKGGATALGIAEELP
- a CDS encoding carboxypeptidase regulatory-like domain-containing protein translates to MVMFFRFRRAPQLLVGVVVAVLLAGCGGPEVPLSGTIVDAYTGKPVSSATINIGASQAVTDAGGRYQLASWRQDASLQIAAAGYEPVTIALAEQPQLAKPTPPAATLDATLRPNTISGVVTDAYSRQPLAGALVKASEVLSATTGADGRYTIVGVPERFALSVSARNYDGVTQNLKQQVSFDSALRPNSLSGNVTDRYTGQPVAGALIKAGEALSATTGADGRYRLEGVPAGTTIEISADGYAALTQPLEQTTTLDAVLRPDVLKGTLLDAATGAPIANATIIAAPNLQSDSVAMQRIDNSSDGVFTLDGMPEQGVIQVLAPGYRKAVIEIKPGSVPDTIKLEPFAAKALYVTAAVASNTDLLMKFFDTIDKTELNAIVIDLKSDLRDDLGLIYYDSQVPIVKELKTARPIMDLGAILAEAKKRGIYTIARVHIFSHDNVLADARPEWAAQDSKSGGVFADYPGPGIRYAWLDPWNRNVWDYNIQLSVEAARMGFDEINYDYIRFPSLEFAADDKDRLKLSKPDATNDEKYQNIAEMLRQSQAAINGAGAFLSVDVFGVAAWQPASLIGQDIKIMGEHTDYVCPMIYPSHFWNGAAGFDNPAKHPYEIIAESMRLGLEQMQGKRAKLRPWLQDFTLTWVPDDQIVEYGPAEVRAQIKAVEDSGSPGGWLLYDSANQYTVAALKPQ
- a CDS encoding AAA family ATPase, giving the protein MRLERFTDKAQEAFQEAQEIMHEQHHTQLDVEHIFLAMLRQREGLTNRALGRLGVDTDTISQRVERELEKSPKVYGQYGYGNQVYITPRTQRLVKRAEEEATRLNDQYVGIEHLLIAISGEREGASSRILNSFGIDQERVYQALMDIRGSQRADNPGAEGRYEILGKYSTDLTELAKQGKLDPVIGRDAEITRVIRILCRRTKNNPVLVGETGVGKTAIAEGLAQRITSGDVPLPLKDRKLLALDLAGMVAGSKFRGEFEERLKAVMEEVRAAQGLVILFIDELHTVVGAGAAAGSIDASNMLKPGLSRGEMQVIGATTIDEYRKHIEKDAALERRFSPVFVEEPDVETTIEMLRGLRKRYEEHHALTISDQAIEAAARLSSRYIADRFLPDKAIDLIDEASAKLRIDIYSMPPDLREQESELEQLRREEEDAGARREYERAATLRARFLLVEQAFNTARDIWLKSSNLDEVVDEEDVAAIVSNWTGVPVSRMLETEREKLVDMEARLHERVIGQHEAIVALSDAIRRARSGLKDPGRPIGSFIFVGPTGVGKTELAKALAEFMFDSEDAMTRVDMSEFQERHTVSRLIGAPPGYVGYDDAGQLTESVRRRPYQVILFDEIEKAHPDVFNTLLQVLDDGRLTDGQGRTVDFRNTVVIMTSNVGTEHVRQQSIGLVRQHDRNAEDAARERVHEALRQAFRPEFLNRIDDIIVFHALTEAELTQIVDLLVAEVADRLREQGIGLELTQPAKALLVREGYVPAYGARPLRRTIQRLIETRLSRDILKNSFKAGDVILVDTNGTELTFDKRETLELSQKKPAAPLGA
- a CDS encoding histidine phosphatase family protein, whose protein sequence is MIDATRPPTKEQPTKPMNTIYLVRHGENLANLTREFSHRAVDYPLTPKGVLQAQQTGAFFRDHPIDAIYASPLRRAVETAEIIGAAIGRAPTVVEQFREVNVGALEGMPPTDAVWAEHDRIVRSWFEGRPEQRFPAGENYHELLGRMRAGLGIALRGRAGQRVIIVGHGGIFTFTLQGICRAIDLPALMRQPSRNCSITEIELAEADGEWAGTLKRWSAHAHITGDATTQIIGHPAFDTP
- a CDS encoding GNAT family N-acetyltransferase; this translates as MSDHTLVIRLCEPDDTPLIVPMIQAQVAASGRTAPDPDALGEIVHALLISQFSDFLLAEGQGRTLGVLQINYRLSTWDIASYAVIEDFYLAPEARGRGVGTRMLEYACARAEGRGAHFVQAAVQPNDRAARRVYEAFSFSPTSQELWRSQLPLGCSTNFDTSVANPQSE